In one Silene latifolia isolate original U9 population chromosome 10, ASM4854445v1, whole genome shotgun sequence genomic region, the following are encoded:
- the LOC141604968 gene encoding uncharacterized protein LOC141604968 isoform X2 has protein sequence MNTKSFYKMFLIAQLMFMICLSLLFISINAKSIPPSTFNPIHNDEPIRPNKLKSSGSNPIHNNDELTDPNRLTPGGSDAIQNSKSTGSKKKHSSGPSPIHNNDNPASLNKIPPSGSNPIHNGEPMDPNPNRVTPGGSEQIQNRKSIGSKKRHSSGPSPIHNNDKPTNPNKIPPSGSNPIHNVEPTDPNTNRLTPGGSDPIQNSKLKGSKKSHSSGANPIHNSDKPTSPNKIPPSGSNPIHNGEPTDPNPNRLTPSGSDPIQNNKLKGSKKSHSSGTNPIHNNGKPTSPNKIPPSDSNPIHNSGEPTDSGKMTHSGSHQIHKQ, from the exons ATGAATACAAAGAGTTTTTATAAGATGTTTTTAATTGCACAACTTATGTTCATGATATGTTTATCCCTATTATTCATAAGCATCAATGCAAAGTCAATTCCTCCTAGTACGTTCAATCCTATTCATAATGATGAACCAATTCGTCCTAACAAATTGAAATCTAGTGGCTCTAACCCAATCCACAACAATGACGAATTAACAGATCCAAATAGATTGACTCCCGGTGGCTCTGACGCAATCCAAAATAGCAAATCAACGGGTTCAAAAAAGAAACATTCGAGTGGCCCCAGCCCAATCCACAATAACGACAACCCAGCAAGTCTAAATAAAATACCGCCTAGTGGCTCCAACCCAATTCATAATGGTGAGCCAATGGATCCAAATCCAAATAGAGTGACTCCCGGTGGCTCTGAACAAATCCAAAACCGCAAATCAATAGGTTCAAAAAAAAGACATTCAAGTGGCCCTAGCCCAATCCACAATAACGACAAACCCACAAATCCAAATAAAATACCGCCTAGTGGCTCCAACCCAATTCACAATGTTGAGCCAACAGATCCAAATACAAATAGATTAACTCCCG GTGGCTCTGACCCAATCCAAAATAGCAAATTAAAAGGGTCAAAAAAGAGTCATTCAAGTGGCGCTAACCCAATCCACAATAGCGACAAACCAACAAGTCCAAATAAAATACCGCCTAGTGGCTCCAACCCAATTCACAATGGTGAGCCAACGGATCCAAATCCAAATAGATTGACTCCAAGTGGCTCTGACCCAATccaaaataacaaattaaaaggGTCAAAAAAGAGTCATTCAAGTGGCACCAACCCAATCCACAATAACGGCAAACCAACAAGTCCAAATAAAATACCGCCTAGTGATTCCAACCCAATTCACAATAGCGGTGAGCCAACAGATTCAGGTAAAATGACTCATAGTGGCTCCCATCAAATCCACAAACAATAG
- the LOC141604968 gene encoding uncharacterized protein LOC141604968 isoform X1 translates to MNTKSFYKMFLIAQLMFMICLSLLFISINAKSIPPSTFNPIHNDEPIRPNKLKSSGSNPIHNNDELTDPNRLTPGGSDAIQNSKSTGSKKKHSSGPSPIHNNDNPASLNKIPPSGSNPIHNGEPMDPNPNRVTPGGSEQIQNRKSIGSKKRHSSGPSPIHNNDKPTNPNKIPPSGSNPIHNVEPTDPNTNRLTPGGSDPIQNSKIKGKKTRSGANPIHNGKKPTNPNKKPPSGSNSVHNGDPKDPNPNRLTQGGSDPIQNSKLKGSKKSHSSGANPIHNSDKPTSPNKIPPSGSNPIHNGEPTDPNPNRLTPSGSDPIQNNKLKGSKKSHSSGTNPIHNNGKPTSPNKIPPSDSNPIHNSGEPTDSGKMTHSGSHQIHKQ, encoded by the exons ATGAATACAAAGAGTTTTTATAAGATGTTTTTAATTGCACAACTTATGTTCATGATATGTTTATCCCTATTATTCATAAGCATCAATGCAAAGTCAATTCCTCCTAGTACGTTCAATCCTATTCATAATGATGAACCAATTCGTCCTAACAAATTGAAATCTAGTGGCTCTAACCCAATCCACAACAATGACGAATTAACAGATCCAAATAGATTGACTCCCGGTGGCTCTGACGCAATCCAAAATAGCAAATCAACGGGTTCAAAAAAGAAACATTCGAGTGGCCCCAGCCCAATCCACAATAACGACAACCCAGCAAGTCTAAATAAAATACCGCCTAGTGGCTCCAACCCAATTCATAATGGTGAGCCAATGGATCCAAATCCAAATAGAGTGACTCCCGGTGGCTCTGAACAAATCCAAAACCGCAAATCAATAGGTTCAAAAAAAAGACATTCAAGTGGCCCTAGCCCAATCCACAATAACGACAAACCCACAAATCCAAATAAAATACCGCCTAGTGGCTCCAACCCAATTCACAATGTTGAGCCAACAGATCCAAATACAAATAGATTAACTCCCGGTGGCTCTGATCCAATCCAAAATAGCaaaataaaagggaaaaaaaCGAGAAGTGGCGCCAATCCAATCCACAATGGCAAGAAACCAACAAATCCAAATAAAAAACCGCCTAGTGGCTCGAACTCAGTTCACAATGGTGACCCAAAGGATCCAAATCCAAATAGATTGACTCAAG GTGGCTCTGACCCAATCCAAAATAGCAAATTAAAAGGGTCAAAAAAGAGTCATTCAAGTGGCGCTAACCCAATCCACAATAGCGACAAACCAACAAGTCCAAATAAAATACCGCCTAGTGGCTCCAACCCAATTCACAATGGTGAGCCAACGGATCCAAATCCAAATAGATTGACTCCAAGTGGCTCTGACCCAATccaaaataacaaattaaaaggGTCAAAAAAGAGTCATTCAAGTGGCACCAACCCAATCCACAATAACGGCAAACCAACAAGTCCAAATAAAATACCGCCTAGTGATTCCAACCCAATTCACAATAGCGGTGAGCCAACAGATTCAGGTAAAATGACTCATAGTGGCTCCCATCAAATCCACAAACAATAG
- the LOC141606986 gene encoding uncharacterized protein LOC141606986, giving the protein MRGSKGWIPGAAFFNKWKVEHFFMDIPYKGPRFTWCNKREDHSVVLKQLDKGYGSWDWNDIFPNSGITHHPIQVSDHAPIIFKTDLISCNGKRPYRMEAWNLDYEECIRLVHNEWPNLVSDPVTVRMICKLSRARNCMRLWSISKRKEWNKKWSDFDDILLKGLHEIETKRMTQIFTTAFASQVEYAKVSDKYWKQRAKIKWNTEGDRCSKYFFNWVKGRAYMNYIAGIKMDNGEWNFDSENIKGLFVHFYSRLFKEGTNQIIFYEYLSTVKNLFTINKGFLSPDDRDALGIRFTPKEVRTAVFQLGPLKSPGPDGIPAIFFHKCRHFIKHDVVGTVLAILNGNCSPEFLNKTFLVPIPKSSAPETVDNFRPISLCNVIMKVITRCITNRLKNFMEKLVGDFQNAFVLGRNISDNILITNERLQKISSSRNGRKGRMVFKQT; this is encoded by the coding sequence ATGAGGGGTAGTAAGGGTTGGATTCCGGGAGCTGCATTTTTTAATAAATGGAAAGTTGAGCATTTTTTTATGGATATTCCGTATAAGGGGCCAAGATTTACTTGGTGTAACAAGAGGGAAGATCACAGTGTAGTGCTGAAACAGCTTGATAAGGGTTATGGATCGTGGGATTGGAATGATATTTTTCCGAATTCTGGTATTACTCATCATCCGATTCAAGTTTCAGATCACGCGCCTATTATATTTAAAACAGATTTAATTTCTTGTAATGGTAAAAGACCTTATCGAATGGAGGCTTGGAACCTGGATTATGAGGAATGTATTCGCTTGGTACATAACGAATGGCCTAACCTTGTCTCAGACCCTGTTACAGTCAGAATGATATGTAAATTATCCAGAGCTAGAAATTGTATGCGTCTTTGGTCTATTTCTAAGAGGAAAGAATGGAATAAGAAATGGAGCGATTTTGATGACATTTTGTTAAAAGGTTTGCATGAAATTGAGACAAAAAGAATGACTCAGATTTTTACTACTGCATTTGCTAGTCAAGTGGAGTACGCTAAGGTCTCGGATAAGTATTGGAAACAGCGGGCCAAAATAAAATGGAACACGGAGGGAGATAGATGCTCCAAGTACTTCTTTAATTGGGTTAAAGGAAGGGCATACATGAATTACATTGCTGGGATTAAAATGGATAATGGGGAGTGGAATTTTGACAGTGAGAACATTAAAGGATTATTTGTCCATTTCTACTCTAGACTCTTTAAAGAAGGAACGAATCAGATCATTTTTTATGAGTACCTCTCTACTGTCAAAAATTTGTTCACTATTAATAAAGGGTTCCTTTCTCCTGATGATAGAGATGCACTTGGCATTCGTTTTACTCCTAAGGAGGTTCGCACGGCCGTGTTTCAACTTGGCCCGTTAAAATCTCCGGGACCTGATGGTATTCCTGCTATTTTCTTCCATAAATGTCGGCACTTTATTAAGCATGATGTTGTTGGGACTGTCTTGGCTATTCTTAATGGTAATTGTTCACCAGAATTCCTGAATAAGACTTTCTTAGTTCCTATCCCTAAATCTAGTGCCCCTGAAACGGTTGATAACTTCCGACCGATTAGTCTGTGCAATGTTATAATGAAAGTCATTACAAGATGTATCACTAATCGATTGAAGAATTTCATGGAAAAACTAGTGGGTGACTTTCAAAACGCATTTGTTCTTGGGAGGAATATTAGTGataatatactaattactaatgAAAGATTACAAAAAATTTCTTCATCTAGAAATGGTAGAAAGGGTAGGATGGTTTTTAAGCAGACATGA